From the genome of Streptomyces sp. NBC_01341, one region includes:
- a CDS encoding TrmH family RNA methyltransferase, translating to MAELITIDDPDDPRLGDYTGLTDVELRRRREPAEGLFIAEGEKVIRRAANAGYEMRSMMLSAKWTEVMRDVIDEATAPVYAVTPELAERVTGYHVHRGALASMRRRPPADAGTLLAPEEGDVRRVAVFEDIVDHANVGAAFRNAAALGVDAVLLTPRCADPLYRRAVKVSMGSVFHVPWTRLTSWPDDIGLLREAGFTTAALCLSDRSITLDELVAQRHERLALVFGTEGDGLTAEALAAADAHVRIPMDAGVDSLNVAAASAVAFYATRVAPS from the coding sequence GTGGCAGAACTCATCACCATCGACGACCCGGACGACCCGCGTCTCGGCGACTACACCGGCCTGACCGACGTCGAACTCCGGCGCCGGCGGGAACCGGCCGAGGGTCTCTTCATCGCCGAGGGCGAGAAGGTGATCCGGCGCGCCGCGAACGCCGGGTACGAGATGCGGTCCATGATGCTCTCCGCCAAGTGGACCGAAGTCATGCGTGACGTGATCGACGAGGCGACAGCACCCGTATACGCCGTCACACCCGAGCTCGCGGAGCGCGTCACCGGCTACCACGTGCACCGCGGGGCCCTCGCGTCCATGCGGCGCAGGCCGCCGGCCGACGCCGGGACCCTGCTGGCCCCGGAGGAGGGCGACGTGCGGAGGGTCGCCGTGTTCGAGGACATCGTCGACCACGCCAACGTCGGGGCCGCCTTCCGCAACGCGGCGGCACTCGGCGTGGACGCCGTCCTGCTGACCCCACGCTGTGCCGACCCGCTCTACCGGCGGGCGGTGAAGGTCTCGATGGGGTCCGTCTTCCACGTCCCGTGGACCCGTCTGACCTCGTGGCCCGACGACATCGGTCTGCTGCGCGAGGCCGGGTTCACCACGGCCGCGCTGTGCCTCAGCGACCGGTCGATCACCCTGGACGAACTCGTCGCGCAGCGACACGAGCGGCTGGCGCTCGTCTTCGGCACGGAGGGCGACGGCCTCACCGCCGAGGCCCTCGCGGCGGCCGACGCCCATGTACGGATTCCGATGGACGCCGGGGTCGACTCGCTCAACGTCGCCGCGGCCTCAGCGGTCGCCTTCTACGCGACCCGGGTCGCGCCGTCCTGA
- a CDS encoding serine/threonine-protein kinase, giving the protein MAMMRLRREDPRVVGSFRLHRRLGAGGMGVVYLGSDRRGQRVALKVIRPDLAEDQEFRSRFAREVSAARRIRGGCTARLVAADLEADRPWFATQYVPGPSLHDKVAEEGPLSAAEVAAIGAALSEGLVAVHEAGVVHRDLKPSNILLSPKGPRIIDFGIAWSTGASTLTHVGTAVGSPGFLAPEQVRGAAVTPATDVFSLGATLAYAAMADSPFGHGSSEVMLYRVVHEEPHLLDVHDALAPLVRACLAKDPEERPSTLQLSMRLKEIAAREAQGLQERRPPAQRSDQELDRPTGRLEGPYTEQATRRAGGGGAPAPRSQGRRPTSSRSGAPRTDGSPSRAARGAARSGQHPQAQKATNGRPGTRPGVRTTSAGKSGKRRPANPRLLRQRLVVFVVVTLLVALGIAAAQGCQGPARGLQAPRSHPYDGVTAQSPGGP; this is encoded by the coding sequence ATGGCGATGATGCGGCTCCGGCGCGAGGACCCGCGTGTCGTCGGCTCGTTCAGGCTGCACCGACGGCTCGGCGCGGGCGGTATGGGCGTCGTCTACCTGGGTTCGGACCGCCGGGGCCAGCGGGTGGCGCTCAAGGTGATCAGGCCGGACCTGGCGGAGGATCAGGAGTTCCGTTCCCGCTTCGCGCGTGAGGTGTCCGCCGCGCGGCGGATCCGCGGGGGCTGCACGGCCCGGCTGGTGGCCGCCGACCTGGAGGCCGACCGGCCCTGGTTCGCGACGCAGTACGTGCCCGGCCCCTCGCTGCACGACAAGGTCGCCGAGGAGGGCCCGCTCTCGGCGGCCGAGGTGGCCGCGATCGGCGCCGCACTCTCGGAAGGGCTGGTCGCGGTGCACGAGGCCGGCGTCGTCCACCGGGACCTGAAGCCGTCGAACATCCTCCTCTCCCCCAAGGGCCCCCGCATCATCGACTTCGGCATCGCCTGGTCGACCGGCGCCAGCACACTGACCCACGTCGGTACGGCCGTCGGTTCTCCGGGCTTCCTGGCACCCGAGCAGGTGCGCGGCGCGGCGGTGACACCCGCGACGGACGTGTTCTCCCTCGGTGCGACGCTCGCGTACGCGGCCATGGCCGACTCCCCCTTCGGACACGGCAGTTCCGAAGTCATGCTGTACCGCGTGGTGCACGAGGAGCCCCATCTGCTCGACGTCCACGACGCGCTCGCCCCGCTCGTACGCGCCTGTCTGGCGAAGGACCCGGAGGAGCGGCCGAGCACCCTGCAGCTTTCCATGCGGCTCAAGGAGATCGCGGCGCGCGAGGCGCAGGGACTGCAGGAGCGGCGGCCGCCCGCGCAGCGGAGCGACCAGGAACTCGACCGTCCGACGGGCCGGCTGGAAGGCCCCTACACCGAGCAGGCGACCCGGCGTGCCGGCGGTGGCGGAGCGCCCGCACCGCGTTCCCAGGGACGGCGTCCCACGTCGTCGCGCTCGGGGGCTCCCCGTACGGACGGTTCACCCTCGCGGGCCGCCCGGGGGGCCGCACGCTCCGGTCAGCACCCGCAGGCACAGAAGGCCACGAACGGCAGGCCGGGCACCCGCCCCGGGGTCCGGACGACCTCCGCCGGGAAGAGCGGGAAGCGGCGTCCGGCCAACCCCCGGCTGCTGCGTCAGCGCCTGGTCGTCTTCGTCGTGGTGACGCTGCTCGTGGCCCTGGGGATCGCGGCGGCGCAGGGCTGTCAGGGGCCCGCCCGGGGACTGCAGGCACCGCGGTCGCACCCGTACGACGGGGTCACCGCTCAGTCGCCGGGCGGGCCCTGA
- a CDS encoding phosphotransferase family protein, protein MTTTPVVHALGDLAHGRAHAAAALCACPPPEVLADRPDGTVVRSGPVVAKAHAPDTETPALTARLALAACPGLSGTLLPPLPSPDGAPRTVVGRAVSLWPYGEPVDPADPDAAPWEEAAALLARLHRTPPPHALPPMRGPVKAARAVARMCEARPAGPGLAGVLAAWQGLPGWARGEGPPPEHRDGFLCHGDLHLGQLVRHPALPGAWLLIDIDDAGLGDPAWDLARPAAWYAAGLLAPEVWLRFLGAYRAAGGPAVRADGDPWPELDVVARALTVQTAALALAKSAAEERRPDEVEQLMIDACVRIASLPAELATEHAS, encoded by the coding sequence ATGACCACCACCCCCGTCGTGCACGCACTGGGCGACCTCGCGCACGGCAGAGCGCACGCGGCCGCCGCCCTCTGCGCATGCCCTCCGCCCGAGGTGCTCGCCGACCGCCCCGACGGGACGGTGGTCCGCAGCGGGCCGGTCGTCGCCAAGGCCCACGCCCCCGACACGGAGACGCCCGCACTCACGGCCCGCCTGGCCCTCGCCGCTTGTCCGGGGCTGTCCGGCACCCTGCTTCCGCCCCTTCCCTCTCCGGACGGGGCGCCCCGCACCGTCGTGGGCCGGGCCGTCAGCCTCTGGCCGTACGGCGAGCCCGTCGACCCGGCCGATCCCGACGCGGCCCCCTGGGAGGAGGCCGCCGCCCTGCTGGCGCGGCTGCACCGCACCCCGCCGCCGCACGCTCTTCCGCCGATGCGCGGGCCGGTGAAGGCCGCCCGGGCGGTCGCCCGGATGTGTGAGGCCCGGCCCGCGGGCCCGGGCCTCGCCGGCGTCCTCGCCGCCTGGCAGGGGCTTCCTGGCTGGGCCCGCGGAGAGGGCCCGCCGCCGGAGCACCGGGACGGGTTCCTCTGCCACGGCGACCTGCACCTCGGACAGCTCGTCCGGCATCCCGCCCTGCCCGGCGCGTGGCTGCTGATCGACATCGACGACGCGGGCCTCGGGGACCCCGCCTGGGACCTCGCCCGGCCCGCCGCCTGGTACGCGGCCGGACTGCTGGCGCCGGAGGTGTGGCTGCGCTTCCTGGGCGCGTACCGGGCCGCAGGGGGGCCTGCCGTGCGGGCCGACGGGGACCCGTGGCCCGAACTGGACGTCGTGGCACGGGCGCTCACGGTGCAGACGGCCGCCCTCGCCCTCGCCAAGTCAGCGGCGGAGGAACGCCGTCCGGATGAGGTGGAACAGTTGATGATCGACGCATGTGTCCGTATTGCCTCCCTCCCGGCCGAGTTGGCCACCGAACACGCGTCGTAG
- a CDS encoding TFIIB-type zinc ribbon-containing protein codes for MIQCPKCHAQMHTYNRNGVQIEQCSGCRGIFLDYGELESLTRLESQWTQQAPPQAPAPQAYPAAPAPAWGAPHQGGHYGHHRQKSFGRMLFSS; via the coding sequence ATGATCCAGTGCCCCAAGTGTCACGCCCAGATGCACACGTACAACCGCAACGGTGTCCAGATCGAGCAGTGCAGCGGCTGCCGCGGGATATTCCTCGACTACGGCGAGCTGGAGTCCCTGACGCGCCTGGAGTCGCAGTGGACGCAGCAGGCCCCGCCCCAGGCGCCCGCCCCGCAGGCCTACCCCGCGGCACCCGCTCCCGCCTGGGGTGCACCGCACCAGGGCGGGCACTACGGTCACCACCGTCAGAAGAGCTTCGGCCGGATGCTGTTCTCCTCCTGA
- a CDS encoding L-lactate MFS transporter, translated as MNFLDRSRTVAPPGWSRWLVPPAALAVHLSIGQAYAWSVFKPPLESALGLSGTASALPFQLGIVMLGLSAAFGGTLVERNGPRWAMAVSLVCFSTGFLVASLGAATGQYWLVVLGYGFIGGIGLGIGYISPVSTLIKWFPDRPGMATGIAIMGFGGGALIASPWSTGMLESFGTDRSGIATAFLIHGVVYAAFMALGVLLVRVPPDGWLPDGWEPKQETRRLVTNAQVSARNALRTPQFWCLWVVLCMNVTAGIGILEKAVPMIQDFFTGTTAPVSVSAAAGFVALLSLANMGGRLLWSSTSDLIGRKNMYRVYLGVGALMYVVIAQLGNDSKPLFICCALVILSFYGGGFATAPAYLRDLFGTYQVGAIHGRLLTAWSTAGVLGPLIVNRVADAGERAGHSGPSLYTASLTIMIGLLVVGFVANELIRPVHVRFHEIPEESPRVHQQS; from the coding sequence ATGAACTTCCTCGACAGGTCCCGAACTGTCGCGCCCCCGGGGTGGAGCCGCTGGCTCGTGCCACCCGCCGCGCTCGCCGTACACCTCTCCATCGGACAGGCCTACGCCTGGAGCGTGTTCAAGCCGCCGCTCGAATCCGCTCTCGGCCTCTCCGGCACGGCCAGCGCGCTCCCGTTCCAGCTGGGCATCGTGATGCTCGGTCTCTCCGCCGCCTTCGGCGGAACCCTGGTCGAACGCAACGGCCCGCGCTGGGCGATGGCCGTCTCGCTCGTCTGTTTCTCCACCGGCTTTCTCGTCGCCTCGCTCGGCGCGGCCACCGGGCAGTACTGGCTCGTCGTCCTCGGCTACGGCTTCATCGGTGGCATCGGCCTGGGCATCGGTTACATATCGCCGGTCTCCACCCTCATCAAGTGGTTCCCCGACCGGCCCGGCATGGCGACCGGCATCGCCATCATGGGCTTCGGCGGCGGCGCCCTCATAGCCTCGCCCTGGTCCACCGGGATGCTGGAGAGCTTCGGCACCGACCGCTCCGGCATCGCCACGGCCTTCCTCATCCACGGGGTCGTCTACGCGGCCTTCATGGCGCTGGGCGTCCTCCTCGTGCGGGTCCCTCCGGACGGCTGGCTGCCCGACGGCTGGGAACCGAAGCAGGAGACGCGCAGGCTCGTCACCAACGCCCAGGTCTCAGCCCGCAACGCGCTGCGCACCCCGCAGTTCTGGTGCCTGTGGGTGGTCCTGTGCATGAACGTCACCGCGGGCATCGGCATCCTGGAGAAGGCCGTGCCGATGATCCAGGACTTCTTCACGGGCACCACCGCGCCGGTGTCGGTCTCCGCCGCCGCCGGCTTCGTCGCCCTGCTCTCCCTGGCCAACATGGGAGGCCGCCTTCTGTGGTCCTCCACCTCGGACCTGATCGGCCGTAAGAACATGTACCGGGTCTACCTCGGCGTCGGCGCCCTCATGTACGTGGTGATCGCCCAGCTGGGCAACGACTCCAAGCCGCTCTTCATCTGCTGCGCCCTGGTGATCCTCTCCTTCTACGGCGGAGGTTTCGCGACCGCCCCGGCCTATCTGCGAGACCTCTTCGGCACCTACCAGGTCGGCGCCATCCACGGCCGGCTGCTGACCGCGTGGTCCACGGCGGGGGTGCTCGGCCCGCTCATCGTCAACCGGGTCGCGGACGCGGGGGAGCGGGCGGGACACAGCGGCCCCAGCCTCTACACGGCCTCCCTCACGATCATGATCGGGCTGCTGGTCGTCGGCTTCGTCGCCAACGAACTCATCCGCCCCGTCCACGTACGTTTCCACGAGATCCCGGAGGAGAGCCCCCGTGTCCACCAGCAGTCCTAA
- a CDS encoding MFS transporter small subunit translates to MSTSSPKPLMVFVWLWVAVPFGYGLYELARKATQLFTG, encoded by the coding sequence GTGTCCACCAGCAGTCCTAAGCCGCTCATGGTGTTCGTCTGGCTCTGGGTCGCCGTTCCCTTCGGCTACGGGCTCTACGAGCTCGCCCGCAAGGCCACCCAGCTCTTCACCGGCTGA
- a CDS encoding chorismate-binding protein: protein MHELTPLARFGGLVASGLRDVTSDPAALESSGFWAVCADFEGRLVCARFADVRAEQVPLPVPGAWRGPAPEDWTSSLDEDAYVAGVRRIREHIAAGAVYQANLCRVLSAPLPDPRADVDALTALLARGNPAPYAGTIRLPGHGVEIATASPELFLSRDGRAVASGPIKGTGRTEDDLLEKDHAENVMIVDLVRNDLGQVCATGSVEVPDLCVVEKHPGLVHLVSTVRGRLADGAGWPELLGAAFPPGSVTGAPKSSALRIIEALETSPRGPYCGAVGWVDADRGTAGLAVGIRTFWIDRTGPEPLLRFGTGAGITWGSDPRREWAETELKASRLLAVASGAYEETGRTAS, encoded by the coding sequence GTGCACGAGCTCACCCCCCTGGCCCGCTTCGGTGGCCTTGTCGCCTCCGGTCTGCGGGATGTCACGAGCGACCCCGCGGCCCTTGAATCATCCGGTTTCTGGGCCGTATGTGCAGATTTCGAGGGCCGTCTCGTCTGCGCCCGCTTCGCCGATGTGAGAGCCGAGCAGGTCCCGCTGCCGGTGCCCGGAGCCTGGCGGGGCCCCGCCCCCGAGGACTGGACGTCCTCACTCGACGAGGACGCCTACGTGGCCGGCGTACGGCGGATCCGTGAACACATCGCGGCCGGCGCGGTCTACCAGGCCAACCTCTGCCGGGTCCTCTCCGCGCCGCTGCCCGACCCGCGTGCGGACGTCGACGCCCTCACCGCCCTGCTGGCCCGGGGCAACCCGGCGCCGTACGCCGGGACGATCCGGCTGCCAGGACACGGTGTCGAGATAGCCACCGCGTCGCCGGAGCTCTTCCTCTCCCGCGACGGCCGGGCCGTCGCATCCGGGCCGATCAAGGGCACCGGGCGCACCGAGGACGACCTGCTCGAGAAGGACCACGCGGAGAACGTGATGATCGTCGACCTGGTCCGCAACGACCTCGGCCAGGTCTGCGCGACGGGCAGCGTCGAGGTCCCGGACCTCTGTGTGGTCGAGAAGCATCCCGGGCTCGTCCACCTCGTCTCCACGGTGCGGGGACGCCTCGCCGACGGCGCGGGCTGGCCGGAACTGCTCGGCGCGGCGTTCCCGCCCGGGTCCGTCACCGGTGCGCCCAAGTCCAGCGCGCTGCGGATCATCGAGGCCCTGGAGACGTCGCCCCGCGGCCCCTACTGCGGAGCCGTCGGCTGGGTGGACGCCGATCGTGGGACCGCGGGTCTCGCCGTCGGTATACGGACCTTCTGGATCGACCGCACCGGCCCGGAACCCCTGCTCCGCTTCGGTACCGGGGCGGGCATCACCTGGGGGTCGGACCCGCGGCGCGAGTGGGCCGAGACCGAACTCAAGGCATCGCGCCTGCTCGCTGTAGCGTCGGGCGCCTACGAGGAGACTGGAAGGACCGCGTCATGA
- a CDS encoding aminotransferase class IV, with product MRIWVDGALKDAEDARLSVLDHGLTVGDGIFETVRVAAGRPFALTRHLDRLSRSAGGLGLTEPDHDEVRRAVAAVVEGNPMKLGRLRITYTGGLSPLGSDRGDAGPTLVVAMGETTRRPDSTAVVTVPWTRNERGAVTGLKTTSYAENVVALARAHEQGASEALFPNTVGRLCEGTGSNVFVVLDGRIHTPPLASGCLAGITRALVLEWAGARETDLPLDVLEGADEIFLTSTLRDIQAVHRIDGRELPAAPGPVTSKAMRIFDERAADDLDP from the coding sequence ATGAGGATTTGGGTCGACGGCGCTCTGAAGGACGCCGAGGACGCCCGGCTTTCCGTGCTCGACCACGGTCTGACCGTGGGGGACGGCATCTTCGAGACGGTCCGGGTGGCCGCGGGCCGGCCTTTCGCCCTCACCCGGCACCTCGACCGTCTGAGCCGCTCGGCCGGCGGTCTGGGGCTGACCGAGCCCGACCACGACGAGGTCCGCCGCGCGGTGGCCGCCGTCGTCGAGGGCAACCCCATGAAGCTCGGCCGGCTGCGGATCACGTACACCGGCGGCCTCTCCCCGCTCGGCTCCGACCGGGGGGACGCGGGCCCCACGCTGGTCGTCGCGATGGGGGAGACCACCCGGCGCCCCGACAGCACCGCGGTGGTGACCGTCCCCTGGACGCGCAACGAACGCGGCGCCGTGACCGGCCTGAAGACCACCTCGTACGCCGAGAACGTCGTCGCCCTCGCGCGCGCCCACGAGCAGGGTGCCTCCGAGGCCCTCTTCCCCAATACGGTGGGACGGCTCTGCGAGGGCACCGGCTCCAACGTCTTCGTCGTCCTCGACGGCCGCATCCACACGCCTCCCCTCGCATCGGGCTGCCTGGCCGGGATCACCAGGGCCCTGGTCCTGGAGTGGGCGGGCGCCCGCGAGACGGACCTCCCCCTCGACGTGCTGGAGGGGGCCGACGAGATCTTCCTGACCTCCACGCTGCGGGACATCCAGGCCGTGCACCGGATCGACGGGCGGGAGCTGCCGGCCGCCCCGGGGCCGGTGACCTCCAAGGCGATGCGGATCTTCGACGAGCGCGCCGCGGACGACCTCGACCCCTGA
- a CDS encoding GNAT family N-acetyltransferase gives MTTTLRPAGPIEQGADGARARTYDVCDNGRPVGAVSIATDPEFGTSAGVIHSLRVDEAARRRGRGTIAALAAEEVLRGWGCTRVRLVVPAGNGAARGLAAVLGYTERSRNMLKPLRRTAPALPEGVTGRPMTGPEFAVWVSSQVESYARSWVERGVTEEQARHKSESDHARLLPAGLATPDMYIHVLVRDRETLGHVWVSRHRQPEGDDIGYVFDVEVREAHRGSGYGRALMHLAEGITLDAGLGSLGLHVFTSNTPALRLYESLGYETTRYNLAKAL, from the coding sequence ATGACCACGACCCTCCGGCCCGCCGGGCCGATCGAGCAAGGCGCCGACGGCGCACGGGCACGCACCTACGACGTGTGTGACAACGGGCGGCCCGTCGGCGCCGTCAGCATCGCCACCGACCCGGAGTTCGGGACGTCGGCGGGTGTCATCCACTCGCTGCGCGTCGACGAGGCCGCCCGGAGGCGGGGCCGCGGGACGATCGCCGCGCTCGCCGCCGAGGAGGTCCTGCGCGGCTGGGGGTGCACCCGGGTCCGTCTGGTGGTCCCCGCCGGCAACGGGGCCGCCCGGGGCCTGGCGGCCGTGCTCGGTTACACCGAACGCAGCCGCAACATGCTGAAGCCCCTCCGGCGGACGGCCCCCGCGCTGCCGGAGGGAGTCACCGGCCGCCCCATGACGGGGCCTGAATTCGCGGTGTGGGTTTCCAGCCAGGTCGAGTCGTACGCGCGAAGCTGGGTGGAGCGCGGGGTGACGGAGGAGCAGGCCCGGCACAAGTCGGAATCCGACCACGCCAGGCTTCTGCCGGCCGGTCTCGCCACCCCGGACATGTACATCCACGTCCTCGTGCGGGACCGGGAGACCCTCGGCCATGTCTGGGTCTCCCGCCACCGGCAGCCGGAGGGCGACGACATCGGCTACGTCTTCGACGTCGAGGTGCGCGAGGCCCACCGCGGGAGCGGTTACGGCAGGGCGCTGATGCACCTGGCGGAGGGCATCACCCTCGACGCGGGTCTCGGAAGCCTCGGCCTGCACGTCTTCACCTCGAACACGCCCGCGCTGCGGCTGTACGAGTCGCTCGGGTACGAGACGACCCGGTACAACCTGGCCAAGGCACTCTGA
- a CDS encoding DsbA family protein: protein MSDSPFAAPIILDVWCELECPDCHQALADIHALRARYGDRMAIRLRHFPLEKHRHAYAAAQAAEEAVVQGKGWPYVEAVLARTAELATAGEPLLLGVADELGLDAEEFDTALIDGRHLLIVDADQAEGKAIGVTGTPTYVIGDERLDGGKSQEGLRERIEEIADRLLAGRD, encoded by the coding sequence ATGAGCGATTCCCCCTTCGCAGCACCCATCATCCTCGATGTCTGGTGCGAGCTCGAGTGCCCCGACTGCCATCAGGCCCTCGCCGACATCCACGCCCTGCGCGCACGCTACGGCGACCGGATGGCGATCCGTCTTCGCCACTTCCCGCTGGAGAAGCACAGGCACGCGTACGCGGCGGCGCAGGCCGCCGAGGAGGCCGTCGTGCAGGGCAAGGGGTGGCCGTACGTCGAGGCCGTACTCGCCAGGACCGCCGAACTCGCCACTGCCGGGGAGCCCCTTCTGCTCGGGGTTGCGGACGAACTCGGCCTGGACGCCGAGGAGTTCGACACCGCACTGATCGACGGGCGCCACCTGCTGATCGTCGACGCGGACCAGGCCGAGGGCAAGGCCATCGGTGTCACCGGGACCCCGACCTATGTGATCGGCGACGAACGGCTCGACGGCGGAAAGAGCCAGGAGGGGCTGCGCGAGCGGATCGAGGAGATCGCCGACCGCCTGCTCGCCGGCCGGGACTGA
- a CDS encoding LacI family DNA-binding transcriptional regulator: MGRVAGIKDVARQAGVSVGTVSNVINRPEAVLPDTRARVLAAIEELGYVRSESARQLRAGRSRIMALLVLDMGNPFFVDIARGAERAARDAGLGVMVCNSGQSPEEEAEYLGLFAEQRVCGVLVTPADATGGNLEAFARHRIPYVLVDRVASSTDTCAVSVDDVRGGVLAVGHLVSAGHRSVAYVSGPGDLHQIRDRREGALAALAEAGLGPEALVEIPSDRLDVAAGRDAGARLLGLVPRPTAVFCANDLLALGVLQALYAAGVRVPQDVAIVGYDDIEFAAAAAVPLTSVRQPAMLMGRMAAELLLEEADDGDGSHRHRSVVLQPELVVRASSAAPR; encoded by the coding sequence GTGGGGCGTGTGGCAGGGATCAAGGACGTGGCCCGGCAGGCCGGAGTCTCGGTCGGCACGGTTTCCAACGTGATCAACCGTCCCGAGGCGGTGCTGCCCGACACCCGCGCGCGGGTGCTCGCGGCCATCGAGGAGCTCGGTTACGTGCGCAGTGAGTCGGCCAGGCAGCTCAGGGCCGGCCGCAGCCGCATCATGGCGCTCCTGGTGCTGGACATGGGCAACCCGTTCTTCGTCGACATCGCCCGGGGCGCCGAGCGTGCTGCGCGGGACGCCGGTCTCGGCGTGATGGTGTGCAACAGCGGCCAGAGCCCGGAGGAAGAGGCCGAGTACCTCGGCCTCTTCGCCGAACAGCGGGTGTGCGGAGTCCTGGTCACACCGGCGGACGCCACCGGCGGCAATCTGGAGGCCTTCGCCCGCCACCGGATCCCCTACGTGCTGGTCGACCGGGTGGCGTCGTCGACCGACACCTGTGCCGTTTCCGTCGACGACGTGCGCGGGGGTGTGCTGGCCGTCGGGCACCTCGTCTCGGCCGGTCACCGGTCGGTCGCGTACGTCAGCGGACCGGGCGACCTGCATCAGATCAGGGACCGCCGCGAGGGAGCCCTCGCTGCCCTCGCGGAGGCCGGACTCGGCCCCGAAGCCCTCGTGGAGATCCCCTCCGACCGCCTCGACGTGGCGGCCGGGCGGGACGCGGGGGCAAGGCTTCTCGGGCTCGTGCCGCGGCCGACCGCCGTGTTCTGCGCCAACGACCTGCTCGCGCTCGGCGTCCTGCAGGCGCTGTATGCCGCCGGTGTGCGGGTGCCGCAGGACGTGGCCATCGTCGGATACGACGACATCGAGTTCGCCGCGGCCGCCGCCGTGCCGCTCACCTCCGTCAGGCAGCCCGCCATGCTCATGGGAAGGATGGCTGCCGAACTCCTCCTGGAGGAGGCGGACGACGGCGACGGCAGCCACCGGCACCGCAGCGTGGTGCTCCAGCCCGAGCTCGTGGTCCGCGCTTCCAGTGCCGCTCCGCGCTGA
- a CDS encoding CGNR zinc finger domain-containing protein produces the protein MLIPHDTRIALETVVDLVNTAPEAGAGDGLADVPALYGFAQRHHISGVGTLGDKDLRAVQDVRTRFAEIFAAPDARTAAELVNGLVAAAGTTPQLTNHDGYDWHVHYFAPDASVSDHLAADCGMALAFIVVAGEQERLRRCEAPDCRDAFVDLSRNRSRRYCSSRTCGNRLHVAAYRARRREAAG, from the coding sequence GTGCTGATCCCACACGACACCCGGATCGCCCTCGAGACGGTGGTCGATCTGGTGAACACCGCACCGGAGGCCGGTGCCGGCGACGGGCTCGCCGACGTCCCCGCCCTCTACGGTTTCGCGCAACGGCACCACATCAGCGGCGTCGGGACCCTCGGCGACAAGGACCTGCGGGCCGTGCAGGACGTGCGGACCAGGTTCGCGGAGATATTCGCGGCGCCGGACGCCCGGACCGCTGCGGAGCTCGTCAACGGCCTGGTGGCCGCCGCGGGCACGACACCGCAGCTCACGAACCACGACGGCTACGACTGGCACGTCCACTACTTCGCACCGGACGCGTCGGTCTCGGACCATCTCGCGGCCGACTGCGGCATGGCGCTGGCCTTCATCGTCGTGGCGGGCGAGCAGGAACGGCTGCGCCGCTGCGAGGCGCCGGACTGCCGGGACGCCTTCGTCGACCTCTCGCGCAACCGCTCCCGCCGCTACTGCTCGAGCCGCACCTGCGGCAACCGGCTCCACGTCGCCGCCTACCGGGCCCGCCGCCGGGAAGCGGCGGGCTGA
- a CDS encoding SsgA family sporulation/cell division regulator, whose translation MNTTVSCELHLRLVVSSESSLPVPAGLRYDTADPYAVHATFHTGAEETVEWVFARDLLAEGLHRPTGTGDVRVWPSRSHGQGVVCIALSSPEGEALLEAPARALESFLKRTDAAVPPGTEHRHFDLDTELSHILAES comes from the coding sequence ATGAACACCACGGTCAGCTGCGAGCTGCACCTGCGCCTCGTTGTGTCGAGCGAGTCCTCACTGCCTGTACCCGCGGGCCTGCGGTATGACACGGCCGATCCCTATGCCGTGCACGCCACCTTCCACACCGGAGCGGAGGAGACGGTCGAGTGGGTTTTCGCCCGTGACCTCCTTGCCGAGGGGCTGCACCGGCCCACCGGCACCGGAGACGTCCGCGTCTGGCCATCTCGTAGTCACGGCCAAGGCGTCGTCTGCATCGCACTGAGCTCCCCGGAGGGCGAAGCCCTGCTGGAGGCCCCGGCGAGGGCCCTGGAGTCGTTCCTGAAGAGGACCGACGCCGCGGTTCCGCCCGGCACCGAGCATCGTCACTTCGACCTCGATACGGAGCTCTCACACATCCTGGCCGAGAGCTGA